GAATACCTCCTGATTGTGATACCACCTGGAGCCTAATACCAttacttttttttgtcttattaaaTCTAAATAATCGTTTAGCAGTCCACTTCCCTGCATAGTTCCAAAGTAAATGTTAATAGTGACAGGCCATATGAGGGCTCCTTTAAAGTGCAGAACTTGGATGAAGGAAATTGTGTACTTGTGACTGgcaatgtgcaaaggatatgaatcgTGTTTCATTTACAAACTACATTTGAAAAAGAACCACACTGTTTACTTTAGGGGCATGGAGTTTTAAACgtaaaaatttttaatgaacGAGATGTTAGAGGTGATCTAGTCCAGATCTTTATACCGGTGAAGAAAAAAAGGTGATAATACCAGAGATAGTGACGTAGTTCAGTGTTTCTTCCAGTCTACCATGACGCCTCAATGTGTGTGTACATCCGTGCGTGAGTGTGTGCCTGAGTGTGTTTGTATTTGGTTTGATACCTTCTCATACTTTTGGGCTGAGCAATTGAATAGCAATAACTCGGTAATTTTTGATAACtaaatttctgattttaaaattgtttcctAGGTAGAGGTGATGGTTCTACAACACTGAGAATGTATTAGAtgttactgaactgtacactttaaattggtaaattttgttatgtgaatttcaactTAATAacacaaacagcaacaaaaattctACTTACTGTTATTGATATTTAATCAACACCTCTCAGATGACTGCTCTTATATTTTAAAGCTGGGActatagaaaaaataatttgtgcCTTCCCTTTAGAGAATTCTTAAAAAGTACAAACTTGGCAAAATTACAATTCATCATCTTTTGTTAGAAATTTTAATCTCAGCCAACCTAAGAGGCTCCCTAATTATAGTGATATATTTTCCAAATCACAAATCAAGACACATGGCCCCACACATGGTCCTGCAATTCTGGATGTTTATACAGTAATATTATTTGCCTAAGGGCAAGAGAAATGCTTCTAGGGCCCATGAAAAATTAAGTGTTTCTCTTCCTAAACCATTCCCCAAATATCCTCCTTTCTTGAAATTTCTGTGCTCAATTATAAAACcttaaaaactaatttttattaCAATGGAATTAATGTTAATTAGagaaaaaactagaaaatacagacaagcaaaaaaggaggaaacactgaacaaataattcatGTTATGAAAGTTTCCAGTGTAGAGTAAGGAGCATTTTAATTACAATGTTTGCCATCGTTTTACAATTACACTCGCCTTGCTGACACCTAAAAACCCAAAcactgaaaaaactgaaaaaatcagAATTTAAGGAATCATCGAGGAACATCTATGTTCTTAAAAAACACTGCTTGAGTTTTAGGAATCTGTACAATAAACGTGAAATCAGTCACCTGATCACTCCCCACCCTCAGCCCATTCCACAAACCCATTTTCCCTCCTCCCCTTCTCACACATATTAGGACTTTCAGAAATCTCCTTTTTCAGTGCAATTCCTTCTAAAACGAGGGAAGCTGGAGGTCACGAGAGTCTGGGTGGAGGAAAAGGCTACACCCAGGTTTTGCGTCCATTAAGCGACAAGCCTCTAGGCCTAACACTGGAAGCCCAGCTGGTGTACACCGGCCAGCTCCGCGGACACCCCACTCTTCGGTGAGTTGCTGTTTAACTTCCTTATAGCAGGTTCCCAACCGCAGGCCCCACACTTTAGAGGGAAGGCGGCGCCCCAACTGGTGTTTTTCCAGGAAGCGCTCCTTGAGTACAGAAGAAAGGGGAAGGCCAGGCGATGGGCGTTTCATTCATTGCTTCTCTTTCTCCATCTCCCATCCTTCCCTCCTCCGCCCCCCCGACTTTCTCTCCGTCGGAGTTTGACGTCCGTCGCCTGGATACCGGACAGCCAATCACCTGGTTGCTAGGAAGAAGCGTGGCCAATCAGGCCTCGTTGCTATCTATGTATAATATTTTTAGCAGAGAGGGACGCTCCGCTCCACTCTTGGTGTAACTTCGTTTCTCCGCTGCAGGTTGTGAAAACGTCCCAGCCTCCAGGATAATCGTCCCCCTTGAATCCCTCTTTCCATACACCTGTTAAATCGCACATATTTCGACCGAAAGTCATCTTAAACGCACTTTACCCGATAGCACCATGTTTATTATGTGTACATATGTTAAAGTCGGCACTTGAAATAGACGCTTGCATACAGACATATGCAATTTGGCATCGTGTCACCACACCCTAGGCACGGAGGCCTGGGTAGGGACGTTTGGGATAAAATGTGGTTCTTACAATCTCAAGCTACCCGCATctccaaggtgctgctgggtcGCACGGGGAGGTCTTGATGTGGGAATGCGGAGGCAGTTAAACTGTCACCTACGCAGGAGGTGTGGCGAGGGTGgtctcccttccccacccccagacTGGCACGACAGCTTTGGGTTCTGCAGTTGCCACTCTCTCGGTGGCAGTTGGCCTAGGCCCCTGAGGTGATTAATATTCAATTAATCGGGTGCACGAGTCCTGGTCACAGTTTGTCTTTTCTCTAGACGTCCCTGGGGCGGACTGGAGGCCAAGTTGGTAGCTCGTCCACGAGTGGGATTTTCCTCGGCCACAGTCCCACTCGAGTAGGGCATTTTTTATCAACTCTCCCTTCCCGTTTGGGGCCTTGGACTCTCCTCCCCATTTCCCCCGGCCACTTCGCCACCTGCTTTGCTCCCCTCCCCCCTTCTCCCGGCGCTCTCCGCCCGGAGCGAGTGTCAGCTACCCCATCGCTCCCCTTTGCTCTCACTGGCACGTCTCTCTCCCAATCCGTTTCCAAATATCCTCTTAATCCCGCCTACAGCCAGTCAAGGCCGTCGGTTCATTGGCCATCCTGGAGCCCGGGGGTGTGGCCTTCCCCAGCCAGGCTCCCCACCGCCCGTCAGGACGTGGGCAGGCGGGACTTGGCCAATGGCGTCggggggcagggcaggggtggAGCCAGCCGGCGAGGGACCCAGagctggtgggagggaggggaatggTTACACCGCCCAGCGCTGTGTGACGCGGCCGCGCGCGCGCGCCCCCAGGGAgggatgggggcagggaggaggctATAAAACGAGAGGCGGGGCGCGCGCCGCGGCAGAAGGAGCGAAACTCTGGCCCGGTGCGGAGTGGGCGTATTACGGGGACGCTGGGCCGCAGCACCGGGCTGTGTAGAGAAGTGAGTGCGCTCGCCTGCCTCCGTCCCCGCCACCCCGAGCCAGAAGACCGCGAGCTCCCGAGGCCCTCCCCGAGGTCTCCGTCCTCCTCCCCGGCCCCCTCCGCCGTCTCGCACTCACCTCGCCGCTCCCGGCCGTCCCCGTGTCCCCGCCCTGCCGCCCCTTCTCCCCTGCCGGGCGGCCGCGTCCGAGGTGGAAGCAGCCCCGAAGCATCCCGTAAGTATCACTTGGCCGCGGGCTGAGGCACCTGGAGAAGGGGCTGCAGCGTCGTCGAGCTCCGGGACTCGGGGACGACGGCGTCGCGGCCCGGGCCGCGGAGGGGCAGCTGCCGGGACCCGAGGGGAGGGGCGCCCGAGGCCCGGCCCGAGGCGGCTCCGAGGGGCCACGGCGCGCTGAGGCACCGGGGCTGGGTCCGGGCGGGTGGCCGGGGAATCGGGGGGTGGGGGACGCAGAGGTCCGGAGGGTCAGGGGCCGCCGTCGCCGAGGCCGAAAACGGTGTCGGGGAGCCGGTGCTCCCCCGGGTCTGGCCGGGTCCCAGGAGCCTCGctcggggcggggggcggggggcgggggggagcggCGGGTCAGGTtacggcggggggaggggagcgcTGACCCCCGCGGCCGGCCACCCGACCTGCCAGCTCCCCGGCCCCCAGCTTCCCGACCCCCAGCTCCCGCCCGCGGACCGGCCCCGAGAGCTTGCTTTCCCGTTTCCGCGGCCTTCCTCCTCCTCCGGGGAGATTTgtactctcctcctcctcctcctccacctcctctcgctgtcgctgctgctgctgctgctgctgctgtagcGCTTGGGCTCCGAGGGCTGTGAGCAGAAATCTAATGAGACCCGACTGGCTGTTTATGTAATTGTTCACACTCCTGTCTTAAGGCGTTGCTTTCCAACTACCTTCCCCCGAGCCTGAATTTCGCTCGGATGCACCTTCACGCGATTTGGCTTCATCAGCTGCCTTTGCCGACACTCGGGCTTGGAAAGTGTTTGTAGTTTGGGGGCAGCCAGGGATTCTTTTCCCTTTGTCACTACGAATATGGAAAATGGAACAGATGGGTTAAGACcagcttgatttttaaaatgtcctCTTTAATCACCCTTAGTGTACAAATAGATCCCTTTTGCAAATATCTTCTGTTTGCCCTTGATCTTTTCTTATCCCCACCCAGTGCTGACCCAGCAAACGTTTAAAGGTCGACCTTATCATACAAGCCTCTCCGGCTGTTCTCTTATCGTGAAGGGGAGGGAGGTGGTTTTTAAAGTCAGGATAAAACTCAGAAACTCTGCCCTTTAAACAGAGTAATCAATAGAGTTTTGAAATTAATTGTTGCTTTTGTTAATACTTGTTGCCGAAGAGATATTTTCAGATTTAGAAAAATACACACTGAAAAACAAAAGCGCAGAGAAGCTAGCTTATTACGTTATGTGGCCGTAAGTGTGTTTTAAGACTGCAACTGTATAGGATAATTTGGTTTAAAATTATCATTTACTAGAATGACAATTCATTTAGCATTTAGTACCTTTAATTGTAGCATTATGTACTTTGGAAATTAAGATaattttcctaacttctcaaaTTTCTGAATTTTATGATAAAGCAGATTTAAACTGTATAGATCCAAAATGAACTGAAATGAAGGAGGTCTTTAAATTGATGAAAAGAAACGGGAAATTTATGACCAACTTCTAAAACTGGCATGTCTAGATACATATACTGAGAATCGCTTCCAGTAAATATTCTTGTcataattgaagaaaaagaaggaatattcCACGTATTTTGGAGATAGTTTTGTTTTTAGAAGTCTATTCAGAAACAGTAATAGGGTTTAAAAATATTGTAACAGTAAATCCTGAGTTTTCCCATGAGATTTTGAACTTTAATAAACAATTTTCTATtgcatattctttattttattctgaTTATTTTTTCAGACTTTCTAGGCTATTGAATATTTTCAGATGTGAGATTATTCTGGGGCTAAGAAGATATTGGGACTTATATTTATCTTACTTGGatatgtttgcttttgttttgttttgtttttctttaaggaaCAAGACCCACTCAAGGTGAAGGATAATCTACTAATACCAGCACTTTGAATGAAAATTTGTTTCTCTGCCACAAACTgaacactttatttttattttttggcgaGGGGGTTGAAACACCTGATTTTGTGGCATAGCAGCTATGCAGCTTGAAATCCAAGTAGcactaaattttattatttcatatttgTACAATAAACTTCCCAGGAGACGTGTCAACATTTTTGGTGAAGAGCTTGAAAGACTTCTTAAGAAGAAATATGAAGGGCACTGGTATCCTGAAAAGCCATACAAAGGATCAGGGTTTAGATGTATACATATAGGGGAGAAAGTGGACCCAGTGATTGAACAAGCATCCAAAGAGAGTGGTTTGGACATTGATGATGTTCGCGGCAACCTGCCACAAGATCTTAGTGTTTGGATCGACCCATTTGAGGTTTCCTACCAGATTGGTGAAAAGGGACCAGTGAAGGTGCTTTATGTGGATGATAATAATGAAAATGGATGTGAGTTGGATAAGGAAATCAAAAACAGCTTTAACCCAGAGGCCCAGGTTTTTATGCCCATAAGTGACCCAGCCTCATCAGTGTCCAGCTCGCCATCACCTCCCTTTGGTCACTCGGCTGCTGTAAGCCCTACCTTCATGCCCCGGTCCACTCAGCCTTTAACCTTTACCACTGCCACTTTTGCTGCCACCAAGTTTGGCTCCACCAAAATGAAGAATAGTGGCCGTAGCAACAAGGTTGCACGTACTTCTCCTATCAACCTCGGCTTGAATGTGAATGACCTCTTGAAGCAGAAAGCCATTTCCTCCTCAGTGCACTCTCTGTATGGGCTTGGGCTGGGTAGCCAGCAGCCgccccagcagcagcagcagccatccCAGCCtccgctgccaccaccaccaccgcagcagcaacagcagcagaaaACCTCTGCTCTTTCTCCTAATGCCAAGGAATTTATTTTTCCTAATATGCAGGGTCAAGGTAGCACCAATGGAATGTTCCCAGGTGACAGCCCCCTTAACCTCAGTCCTCTCCAGTACAGTAATGCCTTTGATGTGTTTGCAGCCTATGGCGGCCTCAACGAGAAGTCTTTTGTAGATGGCTTGAATTTTAGTTTAAATAACATGCAGTATTCTAACCAGCAATTCCAGCCTGTTATGGCTaactaaaaaaagcaaaaatgtatcGTACACGTTCAAATGCACGGCccaaggggttttttttttttttaatacctccttgagattttttttttaagctagtagTAAGGATACATTCAAGCTTGGTTACAAAAATAAAACGTGCGTCATTTTTCATTTGCCAACCAAGCACAAAGTTATTTTATACTGACTGTATATTTTAAAGTATACTCTCAGATATGGCCTCTTACAGTATTTAAGATATAGCAAggacatggctgatttttttttatatatatataaaaaattggcACTAATAAGTGGGTTTATTGGTCTTTTCTAATTGTATAATTTAATTTAGTACAAAGTTTGTAAAATATCAGAGGATATATATATTGTTTCTACGACATGGTATTGCATTTATATCTTTTTACTACAGTGATCTGTGACAGCAGCAGCTtcatgttgtattttttttactgaaattgtAAAATATCCATCTTAAAGACATCAACTATTCTAAAAATTGTGTACAGGATATTCCTTTAGTGGTGGAATTAAAATGTACGAATATTTGCTTTttcaaaaaaatgtattttctgttaaaggtttaaagatttttgcTATATATTATGGAAGAAAATGTAATCGTAAATATTAATTTTGTACCTATATTGTGCAATACTTGAAAAAACGGTATAAAAGTATTTTGAGTCAGTGTCTTACATGTTAAGAAGGACTGAAATAGTTTATATTAAGTTTGtattaaaattctttaaaattaaaaatgcctgTTGTGGTCTTTGTTTTTAAGCCTTTGCTAAAGGTCTACCTCTGCAGTTATTATGTCGTAAGTGCTAATGATGCAGAAGGGTCTGACTCATTGAGTCACAGAGGAATAATGGAAAGCCGTTGTTCTGCTGGTACACCAAGCCATGGTTTGCCACAGGAAAAGTTGTCCTGCCAAACTGCACTGCCTGACCACTGCTTGGGacagctttattttttaacaactcTATTCAGTCCACATTTTTCCTCCCCAGAATGGGGGTGGTATGTTAGGTCTAGTCAGCACTAATTTTTGTATCAAGTTTTACAAGATGGTGTCGTGCTGTCACCTAGGAGAGTCAGGTGGTAAAATGAAATTCACTCTGCAATCTGAGAGGGTTTATTTGAAATGTATATGGAGAGAGCAGCAATTGGATCAGATTTGCGTTTCTGCATGAGAGATGAATAGCTCAGAAAACTTGCTTGGACAAAGCAGCTGACCTGActatttaaaaagagaagatttaGGTCTGTTTACTAATACTTATGCTTAAAGTTCAGTCATTGTATGTAGCTGGAGGATTTATGATCAAAATTTACTCAAAGTTGGACAGATTGCTAAGTGTTAGTATTGTGTTTATTTTCCCAGGAAAAAAAGTTacgtaacagttttttttttttttttttttgcacaagtgAGTAACCAAACTGCTGGTCTTGGGGTTTTAAAGATTAGTAATGGTAATATGTGAAATTTTAATGGTTTAGTGAAGatggcatttttaaaaagtgataagGAGTTGGAAGGAAGAGACActctttttaaagtaaaatggtGAGTCATTTCACATTAAATGCCCATTGATACAGTGTTGACAGTATTGGTGAGAAAATTGTCCtaaattggaagaaaaaataaaactttctctTTACTATTATAGTAAGAAACCAGCACTGTCTGGGTTATCAGTGAAATAAATTTTGCCTTAATGTGTTCTTTGGACACCAGTCTACAAAAGCATTTTGTCACTTACCCATGCAGTTTAGAGCAATAACAAGTTTTAAGGAAACAAGCACTGGAAATACCAGAGCTAAGCTGTTCCATCAGCACCATGGTGAGGCCCTTGTCCTTTGGTGGACAGAATGAGGCTATGAAGAACTATTGTAGGAGTGAGTGGAGATGGCAGAGACCCGGTCTGCCAACACCATCAATTATGTGCTTTTGTGATCACAGAGTTTGAATAGCTGTAAGAATAAATCAGGGTAATGGTTTTAAGCATTTCGTTTTTGTTAGAGATGTTTTTGGTGAAGTTATCATGGGTTTAACTTTGATGAAaaccgccttttttttttaaaggaagaaaggCTCAAATTAACATTTTTTTGAAAAGCAGGATATTAAACTGGCCAGTAGGCACACAGTTGAATCTGCAACAAAGTCTGGTGCACTAATAAATTCAGCTTTTAAATATTGAGCTTAATGTAAGTATGAATATCTGTTTTAGATTATTTTAGATTTGTATTGACAAAAGTCTTAAGGAAGTTTCATCGTGGTACATAATGTGGGTTTGGCATTTGAGAAGGATAAAGTTGTATTTTATCTTGATTGGTTTCAAGGAAACAGGTTGATTTCCTTGaggacattaattttttttttttaaggaatgaaCAAAGGCTCTGTTCTCATGCCCTTTTTGCTCAttaggaatgaagaaaaaaaaaaaggtgcttttATCTAGCACATTTTAGAAAGTGTTAGAAAAGCTTACATCTTGGTCCCAAATCTTCTCTACACAGTGCCATCGTATTTTTGACCCAGAGGTTTTGGTTGACAGCTTGATAATAATAGGCCTTTCTCATCCCTTTGACTTTGGTACTATAGATACTGTAGCAGTCTCTGTATGCCAAGGATATTCCCTATCCTGTTGTCCAAAATGCTGCCTTAGAGACTGCATAGGTCAGTGTTTCCTGAGGAAGataatacagaccaaaaaacagCCTTCTGAGTTTAGTGTATTCCTGTGCTGCCCAAACCTGGAtctattctaaaatcaggtgttAATTCTCCTTTGAATAGCTTTAATCCATAATGCATGGCAAATGTTGGCTTTCTTCAGTCAAAATGCCTCCTTCAAAATAACGGCAGTCTTATTTACTGTGATTAGCTAacctttgaaggagccctggtggcctggtgggtaagagcttggctgctaactgaaagttcagtggttcaaacccaccagctgctcctcgggagaaagatgtggcagtccgcttccataaagatttcagccttggaaaccctatgcggtggTTCTACTCAAGGGTGACAGGTTTAGTTAACTTTTGAAGGTGTTCATTTCATTTGCATATAAGTTGAGGTATAGGTAATTAGCAAATTTTCAGGActtagattattttaaaataaaccaataggttatatttaaaataagtttAAATATGTCAAAGGGGcataatttttgtatgtgtaaCACAGGAATGCCACATATACAGAAAATGCCTCTTTGGACATACTTTAGCTCATGAAGAAAAGTGCTGGTTGGAGACTTCACACCCTTTCCTTGCACAAGCAGAAATAGTATAAGCATGGCACATCAAATATATATCCTTGCTTGACTAGAATGGCATGATTTGTCAGAAGCAGGATAACTCTAGGGCAagatccaaaaaaaacccactgctgtggcgtcgattccgactcagcagccccatagggtttccaaagctgtaaatctacagaagctgactgccacatatttcttccaaggagctgctggtggtttcaaaccatccacctttcagttaccagttggtcactgtaaccactgtgccaccagggctccttagtgcaaaatcagttaaatggaaaACAGCGTTATTAGAAGGCAAATATGGAAAATTACCATCGCTGAACAAAACCGATGATGTTGTTTGGTCTGTCAATCAGGTGATACTTAGTTTGTCCCAGGACGTCTCTTGAGACCAGAGTTCTTAGTTTTTGTGGTACATTAGGaaggtattttgtttgtttaaaggaACTGGAATCCAATTGTGAGTACGATTTGGAAAATCAGTACAACACttgtgttttttaaagccattcttTGAGGTTTTAAATGATTCCGTTAACAAATACTCAAATAACTggtttaagcactcggctgctaaccaaaagctcagcaattcaaacccactagcagctccaagggagaaagatgtggcagtcggcttctttaaggattacagccttggaaacactatggggcagttctgctctgtcctgtagtgttgctgtgagtcagaatagactcagtggcaacaggtatgTGCCAAACACAGCTCTAACCCAGTTTCCAGATGGAGGGTTGAGGCACAAGAGTGCTTAACTCACCCAAGGTGGCATGGCCAAGAAGTGGCAGACATGGCAAACTCAGCCTACTTCCAGATTTCatactcttaacctctgtgctttGTTGCCTCAGATTAGTTGCTTTTCTGATTTGAAGTCAGGGGTATCAAATCATTTTTGATGTATTAATCACATGACTTACAGAGTCTCTACAAGAGCACTCACCGACAGCAAGAGCCTTAATGAGAAGGGTCTAGTAGGAAGTTATTACATTAATCATGCTTAGAAATCATTATGATGTCTTAagaaagatactttgtatttccATTGGCCATAAACTATAATCATAGGCTGTTTGGAAATGtctttagaaatgaagaaattataTCAATGCTCTAATTTTGTTGATTGTCTTAATCATGTAAATTATTTCTCTCATTTTAGAGCTATTGGACGATTCCCTCAGACTAAGggttatattggagccctggtggcatagtggttaagagcttggctgctaacaaaaaggttggcagtttgaatccaccagccgctccttggaaaccctatggggcagttctacactgtcctgtagaatcactatgagtcagaatcgactcaacggcaacaggttgaggtttttttggtttaaggactaGAATTAGTGTCCCCATTACTTCTAAATTGTAAACATTGACCTCTTGTGGCTATTTTCACACCCATCCCTTATCTGTGTTTATTGATAAACATTCTAAGGCCAGGTGAGTTACCAGTCTTCAACAATgtcaaattattttgaaaaactaCCATAAGGCAAACCTTTTGTAACAGGTAATTTCGGTATGATAAATGCTCTTTCTGCTTTTATTCTAAAACATTAAGGAAACCAAATGACCTTATATTTCAAACTGGTTCTGAAAGCCTCTCTCAAAAAATCAAAATGTATTTTGGTTTGAAGTCAGAAGCAGTCACATTTTAGAAGCATAAGCTATTATGAAGTAACTTACATTCCCTTTAGTGTTGCTGTTGGTTTAGAGCATGTTTAAGTTGcataaaaaaccaaccaaacccgttgccgtcaaattgattctgactcatactgaccctataggacagagtagaactgccctataaggtttccaaggagcacctggtggatttgaactgcccatctttctgattaccagctgtagctcttagccactacgccaccggggtttccttaagttgcataataaacagaaaaacccGTTTTAAAAAGTACTTGGGAGAATTTCTGTAGTTTTTGTATAGATTAAATCCTATTATATTATATTAAGTGCCTATtatttagatttttggttaggttaGAACTTGATTGAACCAAATACTGCTAAACCTGTAGACAGTTGTTTGGAGGTGTAGATTGTATGAAAAGCCTTGTTTTTTATTGGAATTTGACTTGCAAGTAGTAAACCTCTACTAACCATTTCTCAATAGTTTTAAGGTTTTAGAAGACTTACTTTATACATATAATCTGTTAGTGAGAGCTTTGAGATCA
The window above is part of the Elephas maximus indicus isolate mEleMax1 chromosome 19, mEleMax1 primary haplotype, whole genome shotgun sequence genome. Proteins encoded here:
- the TOB1 gene encoding protein Tob1 — encoded protein: MQLEIQVALNFIISYLYNKLPRRRVNIFGEELERLLKKKYEGHWYPEKPYKGSGFRCIHIGEKVDPVIEQASKESGLDIDDVRGNLPQDLSVWIDPFEVSYQIGEKGPVKVLYVDDNNENGCELDKEIKNSFNPEAQVFMPISDPASSVSSSPSPPFGHSAAVSPTFMPRSTQPLTFTTATFAATKFGSTKMKNSGRSNKVARTSPINLGLNVNDLLKQKAISSSVHSLYGLGLGSQQPPQQQQQPSQPPLPPPPPQQQQQQKTSALSPNAKEFIFPNMQGQGSTNGMFPGDSPLNLSPLQYSNAFDVFAAYGGLNEKSFVDGLNFSLNNMQYSNQQFQPVMAN